Proteins from a single region of Cytophagaceae bacterium:
- the accB gene encoding acetyl-CoA carboxylase biotin carboxyl carrier protein, with product MDTREIQKLIDFISKSDLNEVNIETAELKLQIKRNVESGVRYVTAPVIENSPISYLPEHSAPAVAKEVADAEPAAPAVNSKLVEVKAPMIGTFYRSGGPGKPNFVEVGDEIQAGKVICILEAMKLFNEIESEVSGKIVKILVDDATPVEYDQPLFLVDPS from the coding sequence ATGGATACCAGAGAAATTCAGAAATTAATAGACTTTATTTCGAAATCAGACCTGAATGAAGTCAACATTGAAACTGCTGAGCTGAAACTTCAGATCAAAAGAAATGTAGAAAGTGGAGTAAGATATGTAACCGCTCCGGTTATTGAAAACTCTCCGATCAGCTATTTACCGGAGCACTCAGCACCCGCTGTGGCCAAAGAAGTTGCCGATGCCGAACCTGCAGCACCTGCTGTCAATAGCAAACTTGTTGAAGTAAAAGCTCCTATGATTGGTACTTTTTACAGATCAGGCGGCCCCGGAAAACCAAATTTTGTAGAAGTTGGTGATGAAATTCAAGCCGGAAAAGTAATCTGTATTCTGGAAGCCATGAAGCTTTTCAATGAAATCGAATCAGAAGTGTCAGGAAAAATCGTTAAAATATTGGTGGACGATGCCACTCCTGTAGAATACGACCAACCACTGTTTTTGGTTGACCCTTCTTGA
- the efp gene encoding elongation factor P: MATTADFRNGLCLEWNNDLYTIVEFQHVKPGKGGAFVRTKLKNIKSGKVLDNTFTAGEKVITARIEKRPYQFLYQDEMGFNFMDNESFEQISLNEAMVPQADLMKEGTNIDILVHAETETPLSVEMPSYVELRIVYTEPGVRGDTATNATKPAKVETGATIKVPLFIDNDELIKVNTTTYEYDSRVKEK, from the coding sequence ATGGCAACAACAGCAGATTTCAGAAACGGACTTTGTCTTGAATGGAACAACGACCTTTATACTATAGTGGAGTTTCAGCATGTAAAACCCGGTAAAGGTGGTGCATTTGTGAGAACTAAACTTAAAAACATCAAGTCTGGAAAAGTACTCGACAATACTTTTACGGCGGGTGAAAAAGTGATTACCGCCCGAATCGAAAAAAGACCGTATCAGTTTCTATATCAGGACGAAATGGGCTTCAACTTCATGGATAATGAGTCTTTTGAGCAGATTTCACTCAATGAGGCCATGGTACCGCAGGCTGATTTGATGAAAGAAGGAACCAACATCGACATCCTTGTTCATGCTGAAACAGAAACCCCGCTTTCGGTTGAAATGCCTTCGTATGTAGAACTGAGAATTGTATATACTGAACCCGGCGTAAGAGGCGATACTGCCACCAATGCGACCAAGCCCGCTAAAGTTGAAACCGGTGCTACTATCAAAGTGCCTTTATTTATTGACAACGACGAGCTTATCAAAGTTAATACGACAACCTACGAATACGATTCAAGAGTTAAAGAGAAATAA
- a CDS encoding ketoacyl-ACP synthase III produces the protein MGLKAAITGIHGYVPENVLTNADLEKIVETNDEWITSRTGIKERRILKGEGLGTSHMAAEAVKGLLKKTNTDPKDVDLVIVATVTPDYMFPSTANLVCTQVGIPNIMSFDILAACSGFIYALVTGSQFIEAGRYKKVVVVGADKMSSIIDYTDRTTCVLFGDGAGAVLLEPTDGEEGIVDHILHSDGTGENHLIMKGGGSRYPASHETVDGHMHYIHQEGPSVFKFAVTNMADVAAAIMERNNLTGDDVKWLVPHQANKRIIDATANRMGIGEDKVMINIQRYGNTTAATIPLCLHDYESQIQKGDNLILAAFGGGFTWGSVYIKWAI, from the coding sequence ATGGGTTTAAAAGCAGCAATTACCGGCATTCACGGTTATGTACCTGAAAATGTTTTAACCAACGCTGACCTCGAAAAAATAGTTGAAACCAACGACGAATGGATCACCAGCCGAACCGGTATCAAAGAACGTCGTATATTAAAAGGAGAAGGACTTGGCACCTCACACATGGCAGCCGAAGCCGTAAAAGGCCTCCTCAAAAAAACCAACACTGATCCTAAAGACGTTGATCTGGTCATTGTGGCCACGGTTACACCTGATTATATGTTTCCTTCTACTGCCAATCTGGTATGTACACAAGTGGGAATCCCCAATATCATGAGCTTTGATATTCTGGCAGCTTGCTCCGGATTTATCTATGCTCTGGTTACCGGCTCACAGTTTATTGAGGCCGGACGCTACAAAAAAGTTGTTGTAGTAGGTGCCGATAAGATGTCTTCCATTATTGACTATACTGATCGTACTACTTGTGTGCTTTTTGGTGATGGAGCCGGAGCAGTATTACTTGAGCCTACTGATGGCGAAGAAGGTATTGTGGACCATATCCTACATTCAGACGGCACAGGCGAAAATCACCTGATCATGAAAGGTGGTGGTAGCCGCTACCCTGCCTCGCATGAAACTGTTGACGGTCACATGCACTACATCCATCAGGAAGGTCCTTCAGTATTCAAATTTGCCGTAACCAACATGGCCGACGTAGCTGCAGCAATCATGGAGCGTAACAATCTGACAGGTGATGACGTTAAATGGCTGGTACCGCATCAAGCAAACAAACGAATCATCGACGCCACTGCTAACAGAATGGGAATCGGCGAAGATAAAGTCATGATCAATATTCAAAGATATGGCAACACCACGGCTGCCACCATTCCGCTTTGTTTGCACGATTATGAGAGCCAAATCCAAAAAGGTGATAATCTGATACTTGCAGCTTTTGGAGGTGGATTCACCTGGGGATCAGTCTATATTAAGTGGGCTATTTAA
- the plsX gene encoding phosphate acyltransferase PlsX encodes MKKIAVDAMGGDFAPRAVIEGAVLATHSLPEDYQIVLIGKQDAILEVLHDLDYRKGSIELIFANDVIEMHEHPTRAFSQKPNSSIGVGFKLLKEGQVSAFCSAGNTGAMMVGSLFTLRTIGSLQRPPIAGYFPLKSGGYSIMLDIGANADCKPEVLLQFAELGSLYAKFALGIESPTVGLLNIGAEEEKGSTLAQAAHQLLKSDKKINFIGNVEGRDLFDGKSDVIVTDGFTGNILFKMGESLYEHAASKGIHDDLIDKMNYEVVGGSPIIGVNGNVIVAHGISSPEAIKNMILLAKRQIESGVVEKIKEVFNN; translated from the coding sequence ATGAAAAAAATTGCAGTTGATGCTATGGGAGGGGATTTTGCACCCCGTGCAGTGATAGAAGGAGCAGTACTTGCCACCCATTCATTACCAGAAGATTATCAAATTGTATTAATCGGAAAACAAGATGCCATTTTAGAGGTTTTGCATGACCTCGATTACAGAAAAGGAAGTATCGAATTGATATTTGCCAATGACGTAATTGAGATGCATGAACACCCTACAAGGGCATTTTCACAGAAACCCAATTCCAGCATAGGAGTTGGGTTTAAGCTTTTAAAAGAAGGTCAGGTGTCGGCATTTTGTAGTGCCGGCAATACTGGAGCCATGATGGTAGGCTCACTGTTTACCCTTCGCACCATCGGAAGCTTACAAAGACCTCCAATCGCCGGATATTTCCCTTTAAAATCAGGGGGTTACAGCATCATGCTTGATATCGGTGCCAATGCCGACTGCAAACCGGAAGTGCTTTTGCAATTTGCCGAACTGGGTAGTCTTTATGCCAAATTTGCACTTGGTATCGAAAGTCCGACTGTAGGCTTGCTAAATATCGGTGCTGAAGAAGAAAAAGGGAGCACACTTGCACAGGCTGCTCATCAGCTTTTGAAAAGCGACAAAAAAATCAATTTCATAGGTAATGTAGAAGGCCGCGATTTATTTGATGGAAAATCAGATGTGATTGTGACCGATGGCTTTACCGGAAATATCCTTTTCAAAATGGGCGAATCACTCTATGAACATGCCGCTTCAAAAGGTATCCATGACGACCTCATTGACAAAATGAACTATGAGGTAGTGGGTGGCAGCCCGATAATCGGGGTAAACGGAAACGTAATCGTTGCCCATGGTATTTCAAGCCCTGAAGCCATCAAAAATATGATATTGCTTGCCAAAAGACAGATTGAAAGTGGCGTAGTAGAAAAAATAAAAGAAGTATTTAATAACTAA
- the rpmF gene encoding 50S ribosomal protein L32: MAHPKRKISKTRRDKRRTHDALTAKSLSVDVTTGEVHLRHHAHVRGGNLYYRGKLVVENYQ; this comes from the coding sequence ATGGCACATCCAAAGCGGAAGATTTCGAAAACCAGAAGAGATAAACGTAGAACCCACGATGCACTTACGGCAAAAAGCCTTTCTGTTGATGTAACAACAGGCGAAGTCCATTTGCGTCATCATGCTCACGTAAGGGGAGGAAATCTCTATTATCGCGGAAAATTGGTAGTTGAAAACTATCAGTAA
- a CDS encoding DUF177 domain-containing protein yields the protein MNREFSVFDINIHGLETKTYEYDFEGDDSFFSIFEQEILEGGSFRAKVFLEKTTTLVRLNFEINARLKLICDRCLEPFEEDFKITETHIYKFGHKTEEISDEMDMIPFGTPKINIAELIFDFILLQVPIKKLHPRFREEVAGSEDGVMVYQDQDFEQENESKETDPRWAALLNIKDKK from the coding sequence GTGAATCGGGAATTTTCAGTATTTGACATAAACATTCATGGTTTAGAAACCAAAACCTACGAATATGATTTTGAAGGTGATGATTCTTTTTTCTCGATTTTTGAACAGGAAATATTAGAAGGTGGGAGTTTCAGAGCGAAGGTTTTTCTGGAAAAAACAACTACCCTTGTCAGGCTAAATTTTGAAATAAATGCCAGACTAAAATTGATTTGTGACAGATGTCTTGAACCTTTTGAGGAGGATTTCAAAATAACTGAAACTCATATTTATAAATTTGGACATAAAACAGAAGAAATAAGTGACGAAATGGACATGATTCCATTCGGAACTCCAAAAATCAATATTGCTGAACTGATTTTTGATTTTATACTTCTACAGGTTCCGATTAAAAAACTTCATCCACGTTTCAGGGAGGAAGTAGCTGGTTCTGAAGATGGTGTTATGGTTTATCAGGATCAGGATTTTGAACAAGAAAATGAAAGTAAGGAAACTGACCCACGATGGGCGGCTCTCCTGAACATAAAAGATAAAAAATAG
- a CDS encoding type III pantothenate kinase translates to MIVIDIGNTDTVIGFFKEEKCINTLRVRSLKNESPVFFEYRILDFMLENNLAKEDFKHAVISSVVPILTPYFVRFCEKFLNLNPFVVNPAHSGFLKINIDMPEELGSDLFVNALSALETFKTDCIIVDFGTALTFTVVKSEGIIEGVTILPGIKTALKSLFSDTSLLPEVKLEKPECVIGKNSMHAIRAGVLYGYEGMIVKLLERIKAEIGRPVKVLATGGLSAVLTDLAPNFDKIDIDLTIKGLYLYGQKSIYKIS, encoded by the coding sequence ATGATTGTAATTGATATTGGAAATACCGACACGGTAATTGGTTTTTTTAAGGAAGAAAAATGTATCAATACTTTAAGAGTAAGGTCATTGAAAAATGAGAGTCCGGTTTTTTTCGAATACCGAATTCTGGATTTTATGCTGGAAAACAATCTGGCCAAGGAAGATTTCAAACATGCGGTGATAAGTAGTGTGGTACCTATCCTGACACCTTATTTTGTGAGATTTTGTGAAAAATTCCTTAATCTTAATCCTTTTGTGGTAAATCCTGCTCATTCCGGGTTTCTCAAAATCAATATTGACATGCCTGAGGAGTTGGGTTCTGACCTTTTCGTCAATGCCCTTTCGGCCCTTGAAACTTTTAAAACCGACTGCATAATTGTGGATTTCGGAACAGCTTTGACATTCACCGTTGTGAAATCAGAGGGTATCATTGAAGGAGTTACTATTTTACCCGGTATAAAAACAGCTTTGAAATCACTTTTTTCTGATACCTCTCTATTGCCGGAAGTTAAACTTGAAAAACCTGAATGTGTGATTGGCAAAAACTCAATGCATGCGATAAGAGCCGGTGTGCTTTATGGTTATGAAGGTATGATTGTGAAGCTTTTGGAAAGAATAAAAGCCGAAATTGGAAGGCCGGTAAAAGTATTGGCAACGGGTGGCTTGTCGGCAGTATTGACAGATTTGGCTCCAAACTTTGATAAAATAGACATAGACTTGACCATCAAGGGGCTGTATCTCTATGGTCAGAAGTCTATTTATAAAATTTCTTAA
- a CDS encoding nicotinate-nucleotide adenylyltransferase codes for MKIGLFFGSFNPIHVGHLIIANTMATSTDLQQIWFVVSPQNPFKKNNSLLHEFDRYTMVEKAIADNPAFKVSDIEFNLPKPSYTIDTLTVLAQKFPQHEFTLIMGEDNLVQFENWKNYQKILEYYSLYVYSRPNTQEHNFKNHPKVTFVEAPLLDISATYIRKRLSEGKNVKYLVPEQVEEYIRFKKFYK; via the coding sequence ATGAAAATCGGTTTGTTTTTTGGTTCATTTAATCCTATCCATGTCGGGCATCTGATTATCGCCAATACCATGGCCACCTCCACGGATTTGCAACAAATATGGTTTGTGGTTTCGCCCCAAAATCCATTTAAAAAAAACAATTCCCTATTGCATGAATTTGACCGATACACCATGGTCGAAAAAGCCATTGCTGACAACCCGGCATTTAAGGTTTCTGACATAGAATTTAACCTTCCCAAGCCTTCATATACGATTGATACCCTTACTGTTTTGGCTCAAAAATTCCCACAGCATGAGTTTACGCTCATCATGGGCGAAGACAATCTGGTGCAATTTGAAAACTGGAAAAACTATCAGAAAATTCTGGAGTACTATAGCCTGTATGTGTATTCGAGACCCAATACTCAGGAGCACAATTTCAAAAACCATCCAAAAGTGACCTTTGTAGAGGCTCCTCTGCTCGACATTTCCGCAACTTATATCAGAAAACGACTTTCAGAAGGTAAAAATGTAAAATACCTGGTGCCGGAGCAAGTGGAAGAATATATCAGATTTAAGAAATTTTATAAATAG
- the gmk gene encoding guanylate kinase yields MNKGKAIIFCAPSGSGKTTLVKNLLQNNSNLGFSISACTRDRRGRAEENGKDYYFLSIDEFKEKIFHKEFIEWEEVYPGGYYGTLKEEIERLWSAGKNVIFDVDVRGGLKLKEYFGDDALAIFVKVPSMEELEKRLVSRGTESAESLSERLYKVKFEMAFQDQFDVVLLNDDLESSFVKAQKLYDQFTADQLVFEEKPLNV; encoded by the coding sequence ATGAACAAAGGCAAAGCCATCATTTTCTGTGCACCCTCCGGATCGGGTAAAACCACCCTGGTCAAAAACCTTCTGCAAAACAATTCAAATCTGGGATTTTCGATATCGGCTTGCACCCGCGACAGACGGGGCCGGGCTGAAGAAAACGGAAAAGATTATTATTTCCTCAGTATCGATGAGTTTAAAGAAAAAATATTTCACAAAGAATTTATCGAATGGGAAGAAGTTTACCCCGGAGGCTACTATGGCACATTGAAAGAAGAAATAGAAAGGCTATGGTCTGCAGGTAAGAATGTGATTTTTGATGTGGATGTAAGAGGTGGATTAAAACTTAAGGAATATTTTGGTGATGATGCACTGGCGATATTCGTAAAAGTGCCTTCGATGGAAGAACTGGAAAAAAGACTGGTAAGTCGTGGAACCGAATCGGCGGAAAGCCTTTCGGAAAGATTATATAAAGTTAAATTTGAGATGGCTTTTCAGGATCAGTTTGATGTGGTTTTGCTCAATGACGACCTGGAGTCTTCATTTGTAAAAGCTCAGAAACTTTATGATCAATTTACCGCAGACCAATTGGTTTTTGAGGAAAAACCATTGAATGTTTGA
- a CDS encoding sigma-70 family RNA polymerase sigma factor yields the protein MELEEEGELIEETRPRYSETEKYKIFDKEFMPHIDSMYNFAFRLTNDEDDANDLLQDTYMKAFRFINSFQEGTNAKAWLFRILKNSFINDYRKKSKEPSKVDYQEVETVYNSTEDAEFESTSDLRIEAVQDLIGDEVAMALNGLPVDFRTVIILCDIEGFTYEEMAKILDIPIGTVRSRLHRARNLLKEKLRSYAKSMGYKELR from the coding sequence ATGGAGTTAGAAGAGGAAGGCGAATTGATCGAAGAAACCCGGCCACGGTATTCCGAAACAGAAAAGTACAAGATTTTTGATAAAGAATTTATGCCTCACATAGATTCCATGTACAACTTTGCTTTTCGCCTGACCAACGACGAGGACGATGCCAACGATCTCCTGCAAGATACCTACATGAAAGCCTTCAGGTTTATCAATTCATTTCAGGAAGGCACCAATGCCAAAGCATGGCTTTTCAGGATATTGAAAAACAGCTTTATCAACGACTACCGCAAAAAAAGCAAAGAACCTTCAAAGGTTGATTATCAGGAAGTTGAGACTGTTTACAACAGCACTGAGGACGCCGAATTCGAATCGACTTCGGACCTGAGAATAGAAGCGGTACAAGACTTAATAGGTGACGAAGTGGCCATGGCACTCAACGGTCTGCCGGTAGATTTCAGGACAGTGATCATTCTTTGCGACATCGAAGGCTTTACTTATGAAGAGATGGCGAAGATTCTGGACATACCGATTGGTACGGTTAGATCAAGATTACACCGGGCACGGAACTTATTGAAGGAGAAATTGCGTTCTTATGCTAAATCAATGGGATATAAAGAATTACGTTAA
- a CDS encoding DinB family protein, whose amino-acid sequence MFKVAKRNEIGELPKFFDRYIVLSDENAELLDSLEQYSPENIFSDLKTLEAIGGKVYAAGKWSVKDILQHCIDTERVMAFRALAFSRADENELPGFDEETYAQHTVAINRSIEDLIQEFSTVRKSTISLFKNMDKMMVLRKGTANHTHISPLALGFVIVGHPRHHFNVIKERYFDLAK is encoded by the coding sequence ATGTTTAAAGTGGCAAAAAGAAATGAGATAGGCGAACTGCCGAAATTTTTTGACAGATATATAGTTTTGAGCGATGAAAACGCTGAATTATTGGATAGTTTGGAGCAATATTCACCCGAAAATATTTTCTCTGACCTAAAAACCCTTGAGGCGATTGGTGGAAAAGTATATGCTGCCGGTAAGTGGTCGGTGAAAGATATTTTACAGCATTGTATTGATACTGAGCGGGTAATGGCCTTCAGAGCTTTGGCCTTTTCAAGAGCCGATGAAAACGAACTGCCCGGATTTGATGAAGAAACTTATGCACAGCATACTGTCGCTATCAATAGGTCAATTGAAGATTTGATTCAGGAATTCTCCACCGTCAGAAAATCAACTATTTCTCTTTTTAAAAACATGGACAAGATGATGGTGCTCAGAAAAGGCACAGCAAATCACACACATATTTCACCGCTCGCCTTGGGATTTGTAATAGTGGGACATCCCAGGCATCATTTTAATGTCATCAAAGAGAGGTATTTTGATTTGGCCAAATGA
- a CDS encoding DMT family protein, with product MRGFLVVLMLVASNAFMTLAWYGHLKFAEWRWFNKLGLIGIVLLSWGLALFEYMLQVPANRLGYKPNGGPFSLIQLKVIQEVITLLVFVLFSAMFFKNQSLHWNHFVAFFFLVLAVFFVFYDFG from the coding sequence ATGAGAGGTTTTTTGGTGGTTTTGATGTTGGTAGCCTCCAACGCCTTCATGACGCTGGCGTGGTATGGGCATCTGAAATTTGCAGAATGGCGTTGGTTCAATAAATTAGGTTTAATTGGAATTGTATTGCTAAGCTGGGGACTGGCACTTTTTGAATATATGCTGCAGGTTCCGGCCAATCGCCTGGGCTATAAGCCAAACGGTGGGCCTTTTAGCCTGATTCAGTTAAAGGTAATTCAGGAAGTAATCACCCTCCTGGTTTTTGTGTTATTCTCTGCTATGTTTTTTAAAAATCAGAGTCTTCATTGGAATCACTTTGTGGCTTTTTTCTTTTTAGTGCTTGCTGTATTTTTTGTTTTTTATGATTTTGGGTAA